CACGCCCTCAGTGCGCCAGTGCCGCCCTGTCCCCCATCACCACGACGGGCCGCTGCGCCGGGTCGAGGGTCCGCAGCAGATGGCGCATAGCGGACTTGGACAGGCTGACGCAGGCGGAGGTGCCGCTGCCGTGGTCCATGTGCAGCCAGATGCTGCCGCCCTTCGACCGGCCCTCGGGCCGGACCGGGTCGTTGGGTGCGGTGCCCTTGACGCGGTTGTAGTCGATCGCGATGACGTAGTCGAAATCGTGCCAATGCGTCTTGGCCCAGTAGTGCGGCGCCTGGAACGAGGCGGACGAGGTGTACGGCAGCCTGGCACCGGGGTCGGGCAGCACACCGCCGGCGTCGGTGAGCGTGAAGACGCCCACCGGACTGCGCCGGTCACCCTCGCGATGGTGTTCCGTCCAGCCCTTCTTGCCGTTGTGCGCGGGCCAGCTCGCCGCGCGTCGCCAGCCCTCGCCCTGCTTGGTGAACAACACCACCGTCGCGTCAGGGGAGTTGTGGCCCTTGCCGTACACGGCGACCACCTGTCGGCTCCCCGCCGGAATACGGCTGCGCAGGCGCTCGCCCACACCCGGCAGGTCGCGGGAGACGGATCCCGGCCCGTCGGCCTTCCGGCTCGCGGTGGGCCTCGCCTCTCCGCCACCCGCCCCCTTGTCCTGGGATTTCCCGCAGCCACTGCCGGCCGCCGCGAGGAGCACGCAGGCACCCGCCAGCCCCAAGGTCCGTACCGCACTCGCCGTTCGCATGCGTTCCATCGTCGCACCCCGCGGTGGTCACCCGGACGGGCCGTTCGCGCGCACGGTGGCGGGCCGAATACCTGCCGCCGCGGGGAAAACCGTTTGCCCCTGATGACCACGCCCGGCGAACCTTTCACGGTTCCCGCCCGTTTCGCGGCGCCCGATTCCCGAGAGCCATGGGGCCTCATGAAGATCCAGGACCTTCCGTACGCCGACCCGGGTGTGCCCGACGCGCGCTCCGGTCCGCGACTCCTGTGGTGGCTCGGGCGGCAGCAGTCGGGCGGCCAGCTCCGCTCGCTCGGCTGGGGGCTGATGCACTTTCTGGCCGTCGCCGCCCTGCCGTACGGCGTGGGGTACGCGGTGCAGGCGGTCGTCGACCGCTCGGGCGGCCGACTGGCGCTCGCGGGCGGCCTGCTCGCGCTGTCCGCGGCGGCCATCGCCGTGGGCGACACCATGCTGCACCGCACCGCCGTCACCAACTGGATCACCGCCGCCGCCCGGGTACAGCAACTGCTCGCCCGGAAGACGGCGGTACTCGGCTCGGCGCTGACCCGGCGGGTCGCCGCGGGCGAAGTGGTCGCCGTCTCCACCGGCGACGTCGAGAAGATCGGCTGGTTCGTCGAGGCCCTGTCGCGGTTCACCGCCGCGGCGGTCACGGTCGTGGTGGCCTGCGCCGGACTGGTCCTGTACGCGCCCTCCCTCGGCTGGATGATTGCCCTCGGCATGCCATTGCTCGCCCTGGCCGCACTGCCGCTGCTGCCCAAGGCCACCGAACGCGCCGACGTCCAGCGCGAGAAGGCCGGGCACGCGACGGAGCTGGCCTCGGACACGGTCGCCGGGCTCCGGGTGCTGCGCGGCATCGGCGGCGAGGAGCTGTTCCTCGACCGATACCGCGAGGCATCGCAGGAGGTGCGCCACGCGGCCGTGCATAGTGCCCGGATGTGGGCGCTGATCTCCGGCGTCCAAGTCCTCCTTCCCGGGCTGCTGTTGATCGCGGTCGTCTGGCAGGGAGTGACCCTCACGCGGGAGGGCCGGATGTCGGTCGGCGAACTCGTCACCGTGTACAGCACCGTGACGATGCTCAACTTCCCGTTGCGCCACTTCGAGGAGATCGCCATGGCGTACTCCTTCTCGCGCCCCTCGGCCAAGCGCGCGGCCCGCGTCCTCTCGCTGGAACGGGACACCGAACCCGGCGGCCCGTGGCCGGAACAGCTGCCGAGCGGCGACCTGTACGACCCCCGCACCGGTCTGCTCGCGGCGGCCGGTCGGCTCACGGCCGTCGTCTGCGGCGACCCGGACACCGCGGGCCGTCTCGCGGACCGGCTGGGCGGCCACGCTCCGGACGAGGACACCGACGGCCCTGGTGTGCTGCTCGGATCCGTACCGCTGGACAACCTGCCGCTGGAAGCCGCGCGTACGGCCGTGCTCGTCCAGGACAAGGACCCGGTCCTGATGTCGGGCACCCTGCGCGCCCTGCTCGACGTACCGGCCTCGGGCAACGTGCCCGTCCGGGCGGCGCTCGACGCGGCGCACTGCGCGGACGTGCTGGACGCGCTGGCGCAGCAGTCGGCGGACGGCGGCGATCCGATGGAGGCGCACCTGACGGAGCGGGGCCGATCACTGTCCGGCGGACAGCGCCAGCGACTCGCGCTGGCGCGCTCGCTGCTCACCGACCCCGAGGTGCTGGTGCTCGACGAGCCGACCTCCGCCGTCGACTCCCACACCGAGGCGCGGATCGCGGCGGGCGTACGGGAGTTGCGGAAGGGGCGTACGACCGTGGTGTTCACCTCCTCACCGCTGTTGCTGGACCGTGCCGACCAGGTCGTCCTGGTCCACGAGGGGAAGGTGGCCGCGACCGGCACGCACCACGAACTGCTGCGCGGCGAGGCGCGGTACCGCGCCGTCGTCACCCGCGAGCAGGACGACACCGCACCCGCCGACGGCGCCCTGCCGACCCCCAGGCGCACCGGCGCCGCTTCCGGACACGAGGAAATCCGAGCACCGCAAGAACTCCGGGACCTCGGGGAACCCGGCGAACTCACAGGCCTCAAGGAACTGAAGGAACGCAAGGAACTGGAGGAACCCGCATGATCGGCGTGGCTCCGCCGACGCACGACCCGGACAGTCCGCTGACGGCGGACACCCTGCCGGTGGGCGGGCCGGCGACCGTGCGCGCCTATGTGCGGGATCTGCTGCGGCGGCACCGTCGCGCCTTCACGGCCCTGGTCGCCGCGAACGGCGCCGCCGTCCTCGCCTCGCTCGTCGGACCGTATCTGCTGGGCGAGTTGGTGCAGAAACTCACCGAGGAAGGCGCCTCGGCCGAGCTGCACCTCGGCCGCACCCTCGCGGTCTTCGCGCTGGCGCTGGCCGTACAGACCTGGTTCGTACGGGAGGTACGGCTGCGGGGTGCCGTGCTCGGCGAGCTGATGCTCGCGGACCTCCGGGAGGACTTCCTGGTCCGTTCGGTCGCCCTGCCTCCGGGCGTACTGGAACGAGCCGGGACCGGCGATCTGCTGTCGCGCATCACCACCGACATCGACCGGCTCGGCGAGGCCATGCGCGAGGCCGTGCCGCAGCTCACCATCGCCGTGGTCTGGGCGGGGCTGCTGGTCATCGGCCTCGGCATCACCGCTCCCCCACTGGCCCCCGTACTCCTCCTCGCCGTTCCGCTGCTCGTCGTCGGCTGCCGCTGGTACTTCCGCCGGTCGCCGTCCGCCTACCGTTCCGAGGCGGCCGGATACGCGGCCGTGGCCGCGGTACTCGCCGAGACCGTCCAGTCCGGCCGCACGGTCGAGGCCCACCGCCTCGGCAAGGAGCGGGTGGCGCTCTCGGACCGCCGGATCACCGAATGGTCCGCATGGGAGCGCTACACCCTCTGGCTGCGGAGCGTGCTCTTCCCCATCATCAACCTCACGCACGCGACGGTGCTGGCCTCGGTCCTCCTGATCGGCGGAGTCTTCGTCCTGGAGGGGTGGATCGGTGTCGGCCAGCTGACGACCGCGGCACTCATCGCGCAGATGCTCGTGGAGCCCTTGGGCCTCATTCTGCGCTGGTACGACGAACTCCAGGTCGCACAGGTGTCGTTGGCGCGGCTGGTGGGCGTGCGCGACATCGAACCGGCACGGGGGGACGCGACGCTGCGGCCCGAGGGCCGTGGCATGCACGCGGAGCGAGTCCACTTCGGCTACCGGCCCGGGGTCGATGTCCTGCGTGAGATCACCCTGCGCCTGGAGCCCGGGACACGGCTCGCGCTGGTCGGGCCCTCCGGCGCCGGGAAGTCCACCCTCGGCAGGCTGTTGGCGGGCATCTACGCGCCACGCGCGGGCAGTGTCGCCCTCGGCGGCGCGGAACTGTCGCGGATGCCCGCGGAAGAGGTGCGCTCCCATGTGGCCCTGGTCAACCAGGAGCACCATGTGTTCACGGGCACGCTCCGGGACAATCTGCGGCTGGCCCAGCCCGGCGCCGACGACGCGGACCTGTGGCGCGCCCTGGAGTCGGTGGACGCCGAGGACTGGGCACGGGCCGCCGAAGAGGGCCTGGACACACAGGTCGGCTCGGACGGGCTCGCCCTGACTCCGGCCCAGGCCCAGCAGGTGGCCCTCGCCCGTCTGGTACTCGCCGATCCGCACACCCTGGTGCTCGACGAGGCGACCTCGCTGCTCGATCCGCGGGCGGCCCGGCATCTGGAGCGTTCCCTGGCGCGTGTCCTCGAAGGACGCACCGTGGTGGCCATCGCGCACCGGTTGCACACGGCGCACGACGCGGACGTCATCGCGGTCGTCGAACAGGGCCGGATCACCGAGTACGGCAGCCATGACGAGCTCGTCGCGGCCGACGGCGCCTATGCCGCGCTGTGGCGCTCCTGGCACGGCTGATTCCCCGGCGCCCCGGGCCCGCCCGATACCGGATCCGGGCCCGGGCCGCCGAGAGCGCTCGGCGGCCCCGGCACCGGGCCAAGTCAGCCGGGCAGCCCCACGGCCCCCACCGCGCCGACCGCACCCACGACCATGAACGCGGGCATGAGGACCTTCAGTTCCACCCAACTGCCCGCCCGGAACCGCATCATCCGCGGCGGACCGACCGGGTACCAGCGCTTGCGGCCCACCGGGATCGGCCAGAGCACCGGGCAGCCCGAGACGGTCAGGGCGTCGCCCAGGTCGTGCACGAGCGCACCGAGCACGATCGGCAGGCCCAGCCACAGGTACTCCTGCCCGGGCGAGGTGAACAGCCAGTCCGCCCCGTTGCCCGGCCGGTCCAGGATGTCGGCGAGGATCCAGGACCCGGCCGCCGCGAGCAGCCAGACCAGGACGTCGCTGCTCGTACCGCGGGCCGCGCGCCACAGAAGGCCCTCGATGGCGAGCACCAGGTGGACGAAGAGGATGCCGAGCACCGCCCAGCGCCCGCCCGTGATGGCGAGCACCGAGAATCCCGCCCCCAGGAACACGGCCCACAGCCAGGTGTGGGTCAGGGTGCGGTGGCCTCCCGAGCGCCGCGGATCGCCCGGGCCCCGGGTCGCGCGGTAGACGGCGGCCGAGAGCGCGTCGACGATTCCGCACAGCGCTTTGGACAACGGGCCGAAGGCCGTGGAGATCGTCGCGGCCTTGTGGTCCAGGTCCGGAGCCAGCGCCGCACCGGCGCAGATCAGCGCTCCCACCAGGAGGACCGGCCAGGGCATCGTGTGCCCGGCGGCAGCGACGCCGGCACCGAGCCCCAGCCAGGCCGCCGCTCCCGAAAGCGAATGTGCCGGTCCCATCATGGTTGTTTCCCGCCCCAATCCTCGTACGCAGGGGTCCACTTGGGCCCGAGCGCTGACGCCGCGTCGGCGGCTCAGCGTAGCGTTCGGGATCTTCGTACGTCCGTCCGGTTCCGTGATCGTGGCGGAGTACAGGCAAGATGGTGGGGTGACCCTCATCGATCAGCTCCCCCAGACCGCCGATCCCGACGCCCTGTACGAAGCCTTCGAGTCGTGGGCGGGTGAGCGGGGTCTGACCCTCTATCCCCACCAGGAGGAGGCGCTGATCGAGGTCGTCTCGGGTGCGAATGTGATCGTGTCCACGCCGACCGGTTCGGGCAAGAGCATGATCGCCGCGGGGGCCCACTTCGCCGCTCTGGCGCGTGACGAGGTCACCTTCTACACCGCCCCCATCAAGGCGCTGGTCTCGGAGAAGTTCTTCGAGCTGTGCAAGATCTTCGGCACCGAGAACGTGGGCATGCTCACCGGCGACGCCTCGGTCAACGCCGACGCCCCGGTGATCTGCTGCACCGCCGAGGTGCTGGCGTCCATCGCGCTGCGCGACGGCGACCGGGCCGATGTCGGGCAGGTCGTGATGGACGAGTTCCACTTCTACGCGGAGGGCGACCGGGGCTGGGCCTGGCAGATCCCGATCCTGGAGCTGCCGCAGGCCCAGTTCGTGCTGATGTCCGCCACCCTCGGCGACGTCGCGATGTTCGAGCAGGACCTCACCCGGCGCACCGGCCGTCCCACGGCCGTCGTCCGCTCGGCCACGCGCCCGGTCCCGCTCTCGTACGAGTACCGCCTGACCCCGCTGACCGAGACGCTCACCGAACTGCTCGACACCAAGCAGGCGCCCGTCTACATCGTCCACTTCACCCAGGCCCAGGCCGTGGAGCGGGCACAGGCGCTGATGAGCATCAACATGTGTACGCGGGAGGAGAAGGACCGCATCGCCGAGCTGATCGGCAATTTCCGGTTCACCACCAAGTTCGGCCGCAATCTCTCCCGTTACGTGCGCCACGGGATCGGGGTGCACCACGCCGGAATGCTGCCCAAGTACCGCCGCCTGGTCGAGAAGCTGGCGCAGGCGGGGCTGCTGAAGGTCATCTGCGGTACCGACACGCTCGGTGTCGGCGTCAACGTCCCCATCCGTACCGTCCTGTTCACGGCCCTGACCAAGTACGACGGCAGCCGGGTGCGGGTGCTGCGGGCGCGGGAGTTCCACCAGATCGCCGGGCGGGCCGGGCGCGCGGGCTTCGACACGGCGGGCTTCGTGGTCGCGCAGGCTCCCGAGCACGTCATCGAGAACGAGAAGGCGCTCGCGAAGGCGGGCGAGGACGCCAAGAAGCGCCGCAAGGTCGTACGCAAGAAGGCGCCGGAGGGCTTCGTCGGCTGGACCGAGAACACCTTCGACAAGCTGATCACCTCCGATCCGGAGCCGCTCACCTCCCGCTTCCGGGTCACCCACACCATGCTGCTGTCCGTCATCGCCCGGCCGGGCAACGCCTTCGAGGCGATGCGGCACCTCCTGGAGGACAACCACGAGCCGCGCAAGCAGCAGCTGCGCCACATCCGCCGGGCGATCGCCATCTACCGCTCCCTCCTCGACGGCGGAATCGTGGAGAAGCTCGACGAGCCGGACGCGGAGGGGCGCATCGTGCGCCTGACGGTGGATCTGCAGCAGGACTTCGCGCTGAACCAGCCACTGTCCACGTTCGCGCTCGCCGCATTCGACCTGCTCGACCCCGAGTCGCCCTCGTACGCGCTGGACATGGTCTCGGTGGTCGAGTCCACGCTCGACGACCCCCGGCAGATCCTCGCGGCGCAGCAGAACAAGGCCCGTGGGGAAGCGGTGGCGGCGATGAAGGCGGACGGCGTCGAGTACGAGGAGCGAATGGAGCGGCTGCAGGACATCAGCTACCCGAAGCCGCTCGATGAGCTGCTCTTCCACGCCTACGACACCTACCGCAAGAGCCACCCCTGGGTCGGCGACCACCCGCTGTCCCCGAAGTCGGTCATCCGGGACATGTACGAACGGGCCCTGTCCTTCACCGAGTTCGTCTCCTTCTACGAGCTCGCCCGGACCGAGGGCATCGTGCTGCGCTACCTGGCCAGTGCGTACAAGACGCTCGAGCACACCGTTCCGGACGACCTCAAGTCGGAGGATCTGCAGGATCTGATCGCCTGGCTCGGCGAGATGGTCCGCCAGGTGGACTCCAGCCTGCTCGACGAGTGGGAGCAGCTGGCCAACCCGGAGGAGATGACCGCCGAGGAGGCCCAGGAGAAGGCCGACCAGGTCAAGCCCGTCACGGCCAATGCCCGTGCCTTCCGGGTCCTCGTCCGCAACGCGATGTTCCGGCGCGTCGAGCTGGCCGCCCTGGACAACGCGGAGGAACTGGGCGAGATGGACGCCGAGTCCGGCTGGGACGCGGACGCGTGGGGCGAGGCGCTGGACGCCTACTGGGACGAGTACGACGAGCTGGGCACCGGCCCCGACGCGCGCGGCCCTCGGCTGCTGCGGATCGAGGAGGTTCCGGCCGACGCGCTGTGGCGGGTGCGCCAGACCTTCGCCGACCCCAACGGCGACCACGACTGGGGCATCAGTGCGGAGGTCGACCTGACCGCCTCGGACGCCGAGGGCAGGGCCGTGGTCCGGGTCACCGACGTGGGCCAGTTGTGAGCGCCGCGGCGTGGGGCCGGACCTCGTCCCCGCGCCGCGACACCGGCCGGGCGGGGCGGACCGGCCGTTCGAGCCGGAACCGGACAAGCGGGGCCGCACGATCTTCAATCTCACCGCCTCCTTTCACAAGGCCGAACAGGGCGGCATCGAGCACCAGTTGCCGCCCGCACGGCAGGTGCCCGAGCCCGAGTCCCTGCCCTCTGTCGTCGACGAGATCAGGGCGCGCCTGGGCACGCTGCCCGAAGAATGGGAACGCCTCGCCCGTCGGCAGCCCTTCGACATCAGATATGTCGACCGACTGCGTTGGGATCGTGCGGAAGTCGAAGGTGCTCAGCCCCGAAGTGCCGTGTGGATGCGGGCCGTCGGCCCACTGGGCGAGGATCCGCTGGTGCACACCTGCGCGTTGACGTACGCCAGTGACATGACGCTGCTCGACGCGGTACGCATCCCCGTCGAACCGCTCTGGGGCACCCGAGGCTTCGACATGGCCTCCCTCGACCACGCGATGTGGTTCCACCGGCCCTTCCGCGCCGACGAGTGGTTCCTCTACGACCAGGAGTCCCCGATCGCCACGGGTGGCAGGGGTCTTGCCCGCGGCCGCATCTACGACCGGCAGGGACGCATGCTGGTGTCGGTGGTGCAGGAGGGGCTCTTCCGGCCGGTGTCCTGACTCCCTGCCGTTCCGCAGCCGCACTCGGCTCCGCGTGGGGCACCAGCCACCGTGGCCCGGTCCGGTCCCGGCTGCTTCCCTCGCGCGCCCTCACGTCGCCACGGCACGGCGATTCTGCGCAACAGGCCTGCGCGCAGAAGCCGTCGGGCCCGTGGCACCGAGGAGTCGGCGGCACCTCGCGGGCTCGCCCTGCCGGGCGCGGGCCGCGGTGCCGGGCGCAGTTGACGTGCTTCGGCGAGGCTCAGGCGGAGGCTGGTGCGCAGCCACTCCACCTCGTCTTCGTCGGCGGCCGTCATCAGGCCGGTGACGACCCCGGCGGCGGCCGAACCGGGTTCGTAGCGCCAGGGGTTGGGGGGCCGTAGGCGCAGCAGCAGGGCGCGCTCGTAGGGATCGCGGACCGCCTCGGACAGTGCGGCGGGCGGGAGCAGGGCGGCGCTCACCGCCGCGCGTTCCCAGGGGCCGTGAGCGTCACGGAGCAACATGCCCGCGTGGCGCCCGCGCCAGTTCCGGGCGCGCAGGTCCATACCGCTGCCGACGCGGGTGCGCATGGCCTCGGGGAACCTGCCCGCCAGCAAGGGCCGGTTGGCTCCCAGCGCCGCGAACTCCCGTAGTTCCTCGGCCAGATACAGCCAGACCACCGTGCGGTACCGGTTCAGCCGGAAGCGGACCGGGCTGAACAGACCCAGCCGGGCCAGTCGTGCGAAGCGCCCCGGGCTGACGTCGAGGAGAGCGGCCCCCTCGGCCGCTCCCACGAGGGCCACCCGTGCTCTGAGCCCCTCGGGGAAATCGGGGACCGCACGGAGTCTGGCGATCTCGGCCCGGCTGACCGCACGTCCGCGGCCGTCCGATGCTGTCTCGCTGCGGATGTGCCCAAGTCGCATCGCGGTCTCGAACTCCATGGGCGCGAGCCCCAGTTCACGCGCAGCCCGGGCAGCGGGAACCACTCCCGGGTCGCGGGCGCCGGAGCCTCGCCGCACACCGCGCACACCGGGCGGTGACTCACCGCGACTTTTCGTTGCCGGACGCGCGGTGTCCTCGGCAGCGGGTGCCGGGCGCCGGAGGGTCGCGGTGATGTTGTTGGACGTCATGCTGGTTCTCCCCCGTGGAGACGGATTCGTTCACTCGGGGAAGACCGTAGCTCCGGCGGACGATCACCGCTCGCGCCTGTGGATAACTTTCGGGAGCGAGGGAATCTCTGCTGGTGAGCGGGTCAAGGGTCGATTTTGGGAGTCCGTTCACGGTGGCGGGCGTCCACGCCGAGGTGTTCGCCGACGCGGTTGACGAGCAGGGTCATCTCGTAGGCGATCTGGCCCATGTCGGCTTCGGCGTCGCTCAGTACGCACAGGCAGCTGCCGTCGCCCGCCGAGGTGACGAAGAGTGCGGCCTCGTCGAATTCGATCACTGTCTGTCGCACCCCGCCGATGCCGAAGTGGCGGCCCGAGCCCTTGGCGAGACTGTGCAGGCCGGAGGCCACGGCGGCCAGATGCTCCGCGTCCTGGCGCTCCAGTCCCTCGCTGGCACCGGTCACCAGCCCGTCGTTGGAGAGTACGAGGGCGTGCCGTATGTACTGGATGCGCTCGGTCAAGTCGTCCAGCAGCCAACCGAGTCCGCTGCTCTGTGCCATGGTCGGTCTCCCCGCTCGCGGTCCCCCGGCGATCCGCCGGAGGTTGCCGGAGGATCTCTGCCGCAAGCCTTCCCCACCCGGGGCCCCTGGGCAACCAGGATGCGCGCATGGCACACAACATGACCGGTGACGCGCGGCGGGCGCCGCCCGCGCACGCGAACCGCCCGCCGCGCGCCGCCGGTTGGGCCACCACCGCGACGGCAGCGAAAAGGGGCGGCCGGTACTTCAGCCGCCCCTTCTCACTGCCCGAACCGCTCACGTATCGGAATCGGTCAGGCCTGCCAACCGTTCACGTACCCGAGCACAGGCCTCACTTGGCCGCCGACTCCGGCTTCGGGGTCGCGTGCGGGTCACAGGTGACGTCCTGCGCGTCGAGCTTGCCGGTGAGCAGGTAGTCGTCCACCCGGTTGTTGATGCACGGGTTGGTCTGACCGGTGACGCCGTGCGAGCCGGCGTCCTTCTCCGTCACCAGACGCGAGCCCTTGAACCGCTTGTGCAGTTCGACGGCGCCCTCGTAGGGAGTGGCGGCGTCCCGCTCGGCCTGGATGATCAGGACGGGCGGCAGGCCCTTGTGCGACTTCACGTCGACCGGCGTCTGCTGCTTGGTGGACCACGTGGCGCACGGCAGGTTCATCCACGCGTTGGCCCACGTCATGAACGGATGGTCCTTGTGCAGCCGGGTGTTGTCGCGGTCCCAGCGCTTCCAGCTGGTGGGCCACTTGGCGTCGGCGCACTCGACGGCCGTGTAGACCGCGTTGCCGTTCTCGGAAGCGGCGTTGCCCTTGGTGTCCGAGAGGTCGGGGCCCGCGGCCTCGACCAGCGCCTCGGTGTCACCGGCCACGTACTTGCTCCACACCTGGGCGGTGGAGGCCCAGGCCGAGTCGTAGTACGGAGCGCCCTGGAAGAAGGAGGTCAGCTCGGCCGGACCGACGACCCCGCCGATGGGCTCCTTCTTCGCGGCGGCGCGCAGCTTCTCCCACTGGGCCTGGACCTTCTCCTGGGTGTCGCCCAGGTGGTAGGCCGCGTCGTTCTGCGCGACCCACTTCGTCCAGTCCTCCCAGCGGCCCTGGAACGCGACGTCCTGGTCCAGGTTGGCCTGGTACCAGATCTTCTCGCGCGACGGGTTGACCACGCTGTCCACGACCATGCGACGGACGTGGTCCGGGAAGAGGGTGCCGTACACGGCGCCGAGGTAGGTGCCGTAGGAGACGCCCAGGAAGTTGAGCTTCTCCTCACCGAGCGCGGCGCGGATGACGTCCAGGTCGCGTGCGGTGTTCGGCGTGGTCATGTGCGGCAGCATCTCGCCGCTGCGCTCGGCGCAGCCGTCCGCGTACTCGCGGGCGAGCTTGCGCTGGGCGCGCTTGTCGGCCTCGTTGTCGGGCACCGGGTCGGCCTTCGGGGCCTTGACGAACTCCTGCGGGTCGACACAGGAGATCGGCGCCGAGTGGCCCACGCCGCGGGGGTCGAATCCGACGAAGTCGTAAGCCTTCGCGGTCTTCTCCCACAGCGGGTTCTTCTTGGTCACGCGGGTCGGGAAGCGCATGCCCGAACCGCCGGGACCGCCGGGGTTGTAGAGGAGGGCACCCTGGCGCTCCTCCTTCGAGCCGGTGTTCTTGACCCGGTCGACGGCGATCTTGATCTGCTTGCCGTTGGGCTTGGCGTAATCGAGCGGGACCGTGACCCAACCGCACTGGATCGGCGACGCCAGCTCCCAGTCGGCCGGGCAGTCCTTCCAGTCGATGCCCGCCTCGGCGGCGCGCTCGGCCGCGCGGGCCACGCCGCGTGCCTCACGATCGGCACCCTTGCCGCTGTCCGCGTTGGCCGTGGGGGCGGCGAACGCGCCGGCGGCAAGGGTGCCGGCGATCAGAGTCGTAGCGGAACCGACCAGCAGGGATCTGCGTGTGCCGATTATTCGTTTCAAGTGGATCCTCCCGTAAACGGAATCGATCGACAGTACGGGTGATCCTGTCGGTTGACGAACGATCGGCGACAGACGTCCGGACCCTTCTTTACCAATCCGATAACCGGTGACTTCGACACCGTTGAGCGGAGATGGGCACACGGAATCCCCGCCGAAACGGGAGAGTTCCAGCCATCTCGGGTCCTGCCCACTGGGTGAACTCCCGGTGGAGCGGCGCGGGCTGCACCTGGCGCAGGCTAAGAGGAGGTTTGAGCGGCAGGGGTTGCTCGCGAGGGCGACCCGGTTTTCGCTCCGCGCCCACACTTCAGCGATCGGCAGGCGCGAGGTCGCCGATTCGGCACGACCGCAACGGCGTTGCGCCGAGGAAGAAAAGGTCTACGCAGAAAAGGTCTACTCGGTGACGGGGACACCGGCGTCCCGGGGCGTCCGGGACGCGGATCCCTTGCTCGTCACGCCTTGGGGCCACGCCCGCGGTGTTCGGCGGTGATGGCGAAGCGCTGCTGTTCGCCCGGAGCGGACGCCACCGTATGAACCTGCGCCACGGAGCTGATCACCTGCTCCTCCGCGACCTCGGCCGGCTCCTCCAGACGCCGCAGGTCCTCCGCCGATACCAGGGCGACGAGCGGCTTGCCGTGCCGTGTGACGACAACGCGCTCGCCGCCGTACACCACGCGGTTGATGAGGTCGGCGAGCTCTGCGCGGGCTTGCGTCACCGGAATCTCGTAGGCCATGCTCCCCATCATAACGTCATGTACGTCCTGTACATTTTTTACGGAACGGCCAGACGTCGGACAGCCGCCGATCCAGAGGAGACGTGTGCCATGAGTGGGCCATCCCACCGTCATGTCCCGCCGCACTTCACCGGGCCCTGGGGCCCGCCCCGCACCCCGATCGACGACGGGACGTCGCGCCATGCGAGGTGAACGGCATGTGTTCCCGCCGGAGCAGCCCGCGCTGCCCGCTCTCACCCGCGCCGAGGGCGAGTTGATCGACCGCTATCTGGAGGCGGTCGACCAGCTGGGGCGGATCAACCCGGCGCGCGGCGACAACACGTACGCCGCCCTGCGCGCGGCACA
This is a stretch of genomic DNA from Streptomyces sp. NA04227. It encodes these proteins:
- a CDS encoding type II toxin-antitoxin system Phd/YefM family antitoxin, yielding MAYEIPVTQARAELADLINRVVYGGERVVVTRHGKPLVALVSAEDLRRLEEPAEVAEEQVISSVAQVHTVASAPGEQQRFAITAEHRGRGPKA
- a CDS encoding RNA helicase, whose protein sequence is MTLIDQLPQTADPDALYEAFESWAGERGLTLYPHQEEALIEVVSGANVIVSTPTGSGKSMIAAGAHFAALARDEVTFYTAPIKALVSEKFFELCKIFGTENVGMLTGDASVNADAPVICCTAEVLASIALRDGDRADVGQVVMDEFHFYAEGDRGWAWQIPILELPQAQFVLMSATLGDVAMFEQDLTRRTGRPTAVVRSATRPVPLSYEYRLTPLTETLTELLDTKQAPVYIVHFTQAQAVERAQALMSINMCTREEKDRIAELIGNFRFTTKFGRNLSRYVRHGIGVHHAGMLPKYRRLVEKLAQAGLLKVICGTDTLGVGVNVPIRTVLFTALTKYDGSRVRVLRAREFHQIAGRAGRAGFDTAGFVVAQAPEHVIENEKALAKAGEDAKKRRKVVRKKAPEGFVGWTENTFDKLITSDPEPLTSRFRVTHTMLLSVIARPGNAFEAMRHLLEDNHEPRKQQLRHIRRAIAIYRSLLDGGIVEKLDEPDAEGRIVRLTVDLQQDFALNQPLSTFALAAFDLLDPESPSYALDMVSVVESTLDDPRQILAAQQNKARGEAVAAMKADGVEYEERMERLQDISYPKPLDELLFHAYDTYRKSHPWVGDHPLSPKSVIRDMYERALSFTEFVSFYELARTEGIVLRYLASAYKTLEHTVPDDLKSEDLQDLIAWLGEMVRQVDSSLLDEWEQLANPEEMTAEEAQEKADQVKPVTANARAFRVLVRNAMFRRVELAALDNAEELGEMDAESGWDADAWGEALDAYWDEYDELGTGPDARGPRLLRIEEVPADALWRVRQTFADPNGDHDWGISAEVDLTASDAEGRAVVRVTDVGQL
- a CDS encoding DUF6397 family protein, with amino-acid sequence MTSNNITATLRRPAPAAEDTARPATKSRGESPPGVRGVRRGSGARDPGVVPAARAARELGLAPMEFETAMRLGHIRSETASDGRGRAVSRAEIARLRAVPDFPEGLRARVALVGAAEGAALLDVSPGRFARLARLGLFSPVRFRLNRYRTVVWLYLAEELREFAALGANRPLLAGRFPEAMRTRVGSGMDLRARNWRGRHAGMLLRDAHGPWERAAVSAALLPPAALSEAVRDPYERALLLRLRPPNPWRYEPGSAAAGVVTGLMTAADEDEVEWLRTSLRLSLAEARQLRPAPRPAPGRASPRGAADSSVPRARRLLRAGLLRRIAVPWRREGARGKQPGPDRATVAGAPRGAECGCGTAGSQDTGRKSPSCTTDTSMRPCRS
- a CDS encoding alpha/beta hydrolase, with the protein product MKRIIGTRRSLLVGSATTLIAGTLAAGAFAAPTANADSGKGADREARGVARAAERAAEAGIDWKDCPADWELASPIQCGWVTVPLDYAKPNGKQIKIAVDRVKNTGSKEERQGALLYNPGGPGGSGMRFPTRVTKKNPLWEKTAKAYDFVGFDPRGVGHSAPISCVDPQEFVKAPKADPVPDNEADKRAQRKLAREYADGCAERSGEMLPHMTTPNTARDLDVIRAALGEEKLNFLGVSYGTYLGAVYGTLFPDHVRRMVVDSVVNPSREKIWYQANLDQDVAFQGRWEDWTKWVAQNDAAYHLGDTQEKVQAQWEKLRAAAKKEPIGGVVGPAELTSFFQGAPYYDSAWASTAQVWSKYVAGDTEALVEAAGPDLSDTKGNAASENGNAVYTAVECADAKWPTSWKRWDRDNTRLHKDHPFMTWANAWMNLPCATWSTKQQTPVDVKSHKGLPPVLIIQAERDAATPYEGAVELHKRFKGSRLVTEKDAGSHGVTGQTNPCINNRVDDYLLTGKLDAQDVTCDPHATPKPESAAK
- a CDS encoding roadblock/LC7 domain-containing protein, producing the protein MAQSSGLGWLLDDLTERIQYIRHALVLSNDGLVTGASEGLERQDAEHLAAVASGLHSLAKGSGRHFGIGGVRQTVIEFDEAALFVTSAGDGSCLCVLSDAEADMGQIAYEMTLLVNRVGEHLGVDARHRERTPKIDP